The Betta splendens chromosome 24, fBetSpl5.4, whole genome shotgun sequence DNA window TCCGAACACAAACCACGACGAGACAGAgatgagagaggagctggacaggAAGGGAGGACCGCAACGCGTCCGCCGTCACTCCATCCAGTCGCCTTCGTCGAACTCGGACTCGTCCTCGGAGTCCGAGTACTCCACGGCGATGCGGCGTGACAGGATGGTGGCCACGTCGTTGCCCACTCGCTCGTGcttggcctcctgctcccgctgctcctccaccttccgCAGCTGGATGcctggagagaggggaggaggcgcGTGAGCCGGGGGCACgagcgcctgcgcctgcgcaaACGGCGCAACCCACCTTTTCTGATGGCCTCCAGCAGGACGCTGCGCGCGTCGCTGATGGGGGGCAGGTTGGCCGGGTGGTGTCTCTTGGCGCCCACGTCGTGCACGGCGTGCGACAGCGAGGAGGCCATGGCCCCCGCCGACGGGAACGCCGGCACCGGCGGCGCCCCCGACGGGCACGGGGACGAGCTCCGCGCCCCGGGCAGCGGCaggggcggcggcggaggggggggcggcAGGACGGCGCTGTCGGACTGCCCGcctttgtccaggatctgctggAGACGGGCCGGGGAGGAGGAGTGCAGGGGCGGCGCCACGGGCGGGGGGGCGGGGTGGAGCACCCCCGGGGCGATCTGGAGgggagcgggcggcggcgggatcgccggcggctgctgctgcacgggCAGGGGGGGGATGGGGGGCGGAGGGGTGCCCCGTAGGCCCGCGCAGGGCaacgggggaggcgggggagggagggggggaggcggtggagggggggtgttGGAGTTGAGGCCCGCGGTCCGCGCCGGAGACTGGGGTCTGCTGTCGGAAAAGCCcgaactggagctggagggacGAGAGACGGGAGCAAAATGAAAAGTTAATGGTTTACGTGACAAATCGGGTCTTTTCAATTAAGAATGTGCAGCGGTGCATGAGTGCGGTTCTCAGAGAGGCTCAGAAGTGTGGATGGAGTGATCCCACTGCTGATGGAGCCTTAACGTCACCACCCGTCTGGAAATCACAGCATCAGACGGTCCATACACTGATCAGAGGTtggaggacgtgtgtgtgtgtgtgtgtgtgtgtgtgtacgcgcgtgtgtgtgtgtgtgtgtacgtgcgtgcgtgtgtgtgtgtgtgcgtgcgtgcgtgcgtgtgtgtgtgtgtgtgtgtgtgtgtgataactTGTTCACCAAAAGGCAGAATGTTATCACCGCTGCCCATtcactgatgctgaggctgcGTGGGCGGACGGAGCTAATAACAAACACGACACGACTGACGCGCTCACAATCAATTTTCTTCCTACGGAGAAAGTTGCTGGAGACAAAAAGcgcagcgagcgagagggagagagagaaagagagaggaagggggaggaaaaTGGTGCGCTGAGTGCTTCCACCGTGAACACTAAAGGCTGTATCTTCTACTAGTATCTTCTTAATGTGCCACATTAAGTGTCGGGAAGGATTTTTAAGAGAGAAAAGTGAGAAAATGAGATGAAGTATAATGATGATAGTAAGTTTAAAAGGAAGTAAAGGAGAGTTTGGAGCTAAAGGTCAGCGAGGGCtgagaaagtaaataaaatacaggGGACAGATGAAGACGGCGATGGAGTCTGAGAGTAAGAGAAGACAGCTGAGAAAATCAATGCGATGTTCCTCCAGAGCTGTTGCAGCCGCAGCCTTAATCATTCCCTCTGATCTCTCGTCCCGTCAAACAGTGACCTAAGCAGCAAATGCACAGCAGAGAAAATGACCTGCAATATGTTCAGCGGCCTTAACGCTATCGATcctgccctcctccctctcttccagcCTTTGTCCCCGAACCCTCAAATCGTTCGTCCGCCCCTCTTCTTCCCCGCGCTTCTTCCTTTAGGCTCCATCGGAGCGAAAAAAGCCTCATCTTCTTACACAGAATAAACACTCGAAGGAGGAAAAGTAATGAAATGCCACTCACTATCGCCACCTGATCCATAATAGAAgaggtggaaacacacacatggtgATGGAAGCTCAATGTGAGCGTGACGCCTCCCCACCTGATCACAGACGGCGGCTTGATCTCTCCCAGCGGGTgcacgggcggcggcggcggcggcgagtcGTGCGGCCGCGTGTACATTCTGTCGCCGGTGCGGCTCAGCAGCTCGTTCATCTGCGTGTACGGCAGCGCCGCCAGCGAGAAGGGCCCGTCCAGCTGCTCCATGTACAGGTTGGCCCTGGGAGCGGAGGCAGAAACAGGCCCGTTAAACGTCCCACCGCCCACACGCAAACGCAGCCGGAGGGTTGGGTCTGGAGGGTACCTGTTGTCGTGGTAACCGGCAGAGCCGTTGGCCTCTCGGTGCTTGTCCTCAGGTATGTCCTGGGCCAGCTCCGCGCCCAGCGCCAGCTTCTGCCACTCCTTCTTGCGGTCGTGAGGCGCACGCGGCACCTTCTCGGGCTCCGGCGGACGGTCTATGGCCTTCAGCTTCGGCAGGACGGGTGACGGGGGGACGAGCCCATACGAGAcggttcagagagagagagaggaggtaaCAGATTAGACAGAGCGACTAACAAGTGGGAGACATTAGAGAGACATGAGTAAAAAGCATTTTATGGCTATTCAGACGCTCGTCCAAACTTTAAACATCTAACAAACAATTCACCCTAATCTTTTAATATCagctaataaaacatttttctcttCATAAAGACTTAAAGGATGAGGCTTCATCCACTGGGATGGGAGCAGGGAGCGCTCGTTGACAGACTCAGGCCAAATTCACAACGCAGTAACAAAGGTTTTATCATCATCACagcactccctccctcccaggtCTCAGCATGACTGACTTTAAACAGAAATCACACATAAGAACGCTGTATTTTCACATACCTGCCCTGGACGGTCTAAGTACCTATAGACCTGATCATACATGCGGGGGTCCTGCAactacaagaacaaaaacaaaaaccacaagAGAAGCActgggggtgaggggagggggctTCAACAAAATCCAACATGGCACAGGATTGAGCACAACACGCACAACACGTCAGCGGGGACAAAAACGGTGGGTGGTGAGAGCGAGGGGGACAAAAGGGGGagaagaggggggaggaaaagTGCTGTTAAACAGAAAAATGACAAACGTGCACAGCTGGGTGAGTCACAATGCAGGTGGGACATCCAGtccagggcaacacacacacacacacacacacacacacacacacacacacagccttcgAGAAAACACAAGACCGAGGGATAAAGAGAGAGACCTCGCTGGAATAAAGAGACAAAACAGGGCTTTGGGCTCATGGGAAAGACTGAGACctactgcaggacacacactgaaggatgacgtgcaaaacaaacacacaacacacaaagaatAAACAGTGATGTGCAACAGGACGCCTTCTCAATGACTTTTGTCCAGAGCCATGTTAGGACGTGATAACAGTTTAGGTAAAACACACTTTATATATGAATTCATATATTCATGACACAGTGTTTAATAGATATTTCATACAAATCTTATGGTTTGAAAAACTAAGCAGGTGAAACTTAAAGGCACATTCAAACCGGGCCCTGTTCCATGTAACTCACAGCACACAGGCAGCGCGATGTTGTTCTGCATGTGGGGCAGATTTCAAATGAATGATTGTCCACTCATCATAAGACAGAAATGTATCATCCAGAGGGACAATGCTGGTTAATGGGATTATCTCATTGTTGGTTTTGGTCTTTCCATGGGATTT harbors:
- the wasf1 gene encoding actin-binding protein WASF1 isoform X1: MPLVKRTIEPRHLCHTVLPRNIKNELECVTNISLANVIRQLSSLSKYAEDLFGELFNEAHSFSFRVNSLQERVDRLSISVTQLDPKEEELSLQDITMRKAFRSSTIQDQQLFDRKSLPVPLQETFQTCEQPPPLNILTPYRDDGKEGLKFYTNPSYFFDLWREKMLQDTEDKRKERRKQKLQDPRMYDQVYRYLDRPGQLKAIDRPPEPEKVPRAPHDRKKEWQKLALGAELAQDIPEDKHREANGSAGYHDNRANLYMEQLDGPFSLAALPYTQMNELLSRTGDRMYTRPHDSPPPPPPVHPLGEIKPPSVISSSSGFSDSRPQSPARTAGLNSNTPPPPPPPLPPPPPPLPCAGLRGTPPPPIPPLPVQQQPPAIPPPPAPLQIAPGVLHPAPPPVAPPLHSSSPARLQQILDKGGQSDSAVLPPPPPPPPLPLPGARSSSPCPSGAPPVPAFPSAGAMASSLSHAVHDVGAKRHHPANLPPISDARSVLLEAIRKGIQLRKVEEQREQEAKHERVGNDVATILSRRIAVEYSDSEDESEFDEGDWME
- the wasf1 gene encoding actin-binding protein WASF1 isoform X2 → MPLVKRTIEPRHLCHTVLPRNIKNELECVTNISLANVIRQLSSLSKYAEDLFGELFNEAHSFSFRVNSLQERVDRLSISVTQLDPKEEELSLQDITMRKAFRSSTIQDQQLFDRKSLPVPLQETFQTCEQPPPLNILTPYRDDGKEGLKFYTNPSYFFDLWREKMLQDTEDKRKERRKQKLKAIDRPPEPEKVPRAPHDRKKEWQKLALGAELAQDIPEDKHREANGSAGYHDNRANLYMEQLDGPFSLAALPYTQMNELLSRTGDRMYTRPHDSPPPPPPVHPLGEIKPPSVISSSSGFSDSRPQSPARTAGLNSNTPPPPPPPLPPPPPPLPCAGLRGTPPPPIPPLPVQQQPPAIPPPPAPLQIAPGVLHPAPPPVAPPLHSSSPARLQQILDKGGQSDSAVLPPPPPPPPLPLPGARSSSPCPSGAPPVPAFPSAGAMASSLSHAVHDVGAKRHHPANLPPISDARSVLLEAIRKGIQLRKVEEQREQEAKHERVGNDVATILSRRIAVEYSDSEDESEFDEGDWME